From the Pseudomonas syringae KCTC 12500 genome, the window AACTGATTGCCTTGCTGAGCGGCACCGACCCCGCCGCGATTCCTCGGCGTGCTGCCGGGCAAACGGCTGTTCCGCTGTCGTTTTCACAACGCCAGCTGTGGTTTCTCGATCAGATGGAACCGGGCAATGCGTTCTATAACGTGCCCACTGCGGTGCTGCTGAAAGGCGCGCTGGATGTGCCGGTGCTGGAGCGGGCGCTGAACGAATTGATCATGCGCCATGAAATATTGCGCACCACGTTTGCCAGCGTGGACGGCGAGCCACGGCAGCTCGTGCACCCGGCGATGCCGCTGGTGATGCCAAGTGTCGACCTGCGTGACCTGTCGCCTACAGCGCGCGATGCGCGCGTCAGCATGGCGGTGGAGCAGGAGGCCAAAGCGCCGTTTGACCTGGCCAGCGGCCCGTTGCTGCGGGCCTCGCTGCTGCGCCTGGCCGATGAGGAATACCTCTGGCTGTACAGCGTGCACCACATCATCGCCGATGGCTGGTCGATGGGCGTGATCCTTCAGGAAGTGACTACCGTGTATGGCGATTTCCTGCGCGGTCAGGCGTCCAGTCTGGCGCCTCTGGCGGTGCAGTACGCCGATTACGCCTGCTGGCAGCAACAGCGGCTGAGCGACGAGGCGCTGGCCGGGCAACTGGAGTTCTGGCAGCGCACGCTGGCCGACGCGCCGCCGCTGCTCGACATGCCTGCCGACCGGCCACGTCCGACCGTGCAGCGCTACGTTGGGGCGACCTTCAGCTCGACGGTCGACGGCACCACCTTGCGTGCGCTCAATGCGCTGGCCAGACAGACCCAAGGCACGCTGTTCAACGTGCTGATCGGCGCGCTGTCGGTCCTGCTCTGGCGCCACAGCGGTCAGCGGGACCTGTGCATCGGTACGCCATTCGCCAACCGCAGCCGTCCAGAAATCGAGCCGCTGATCGGCCATTTCGTCAACACTCAAGTGATTCGCCAGCGTCTCGATCCGCAGCAGACCTTTGCCGAGCTGTTGCGCGAAGTGCGCACCACTCTGCTGGATGTCCATGCGCATCAGGACGTGCCTTTCGACCGCGTGGTGGAGGCCGTCAACCCGCCGCGCGATACCGCGTATTCGCCTCTGTTTCAGGTGATGATGGTGTTGCAGAACACCCCAGGCAACGCCGCACAGATGCAGGGCCTGAGCATGACCCCATACGGCACCGGGAGCGCCACGGCCAAGTTCGACCTGGCGTTCGAATGGGTCGAGCGCGACGGTGTGCTGAGCCTGCTGGTGGAATACAACACCGACCTGTTCGACCAGACCAGCATCGAGCGCCTGAGCGGGCATTATCGTCAGTTGCTGGAGCAGGTGGCGCTGAACCCCAAGCAGCCTGTCGGCGCACTGACGCTGATCAGCGATGCCGAACGCGAACAGATACTGCATGCGTGGAACAGCCCGGCACCGCTGGCTCAGCCCGTCGACTGCGTGCATCGCCTGATCGAGGCTCAGGTCACGCGTCGGCAGGCCGAGTGTGCGGTCATCTTCGAAGGTCGATCGCTGAGCTACAGCCAGCTCAACAGTGAGGCCAACCGCCTGGCGCGTCACTTGCTCACCCTCGGCGTCGGCCCGGATGTGCGCGTGGCGGTGTGTATCGAACGTTCGCTGGAATTGCCGGTGGCCGTGCTGGCGGTGCTCAAGGCCGGGGGCGCCTATGTGCCACTGGACCCGGATTATCCATCGGGTCGCCTGCGGCATATTCTCGATGACACGTCCCCGGTGGTGCTGCTGGCCCAAGGGCCGACGCGCAAGATCCTGCGCGAGGCCCTGCAAGGCGCGGACTGTGAAGTGCCGATCCTCGACGTGCAGGCCGATGCCGTGCTTTGGGCCGAGTGCCCGTCGGACAATCCGCAGCCGCAGCGTGTCGGTGTGAACGCCGACCATCTGGCGTATGTGCTGTACACCTCCGGCACCACCGGGCTGCCCAAGGGGGCGATGGTCACGCATCGCGGGCTGAGCAACCTGCTGCTGTGGTGTCAGCAATTCTGCGGCGAACACGGGAGCATGCTGCACAAGATTCCATTCGGTTTCGACGCCTCGGCCTGGGAGATTTTCTGGCCGTTGCTTACCGGGGGCAGGCTGGTCATCGCCCGTCCCGGCGGGCATTTCGAACCCGGCTACCTGGCGCAGGTGGTGCGCGAACAAAGCGTCACCGCGATGGTGTTCGTGCCGGCCATGTTGCAACTGTTTCTGGAGGTCGAAGAGGTCAGCGCCTGTCTCTCCCTGAAGGATGTGTTCAGTGGCGGTGGGGAGCTGTCGCCCGCAGTCGCCAGGCTGTTTCAGGAGCGTCTGCCGCATGCCCGCCTGCACAACGTCTATGGTCCGACCGAAACCACAGTGATCAGCAGTGTCTGGACGCTGGAGCCTGGTGCTGACGTTCCGCCACGCCAATTGCCCATCGGCCGACCCATTGCCAACACCCGTTTTTACGTGCTCGACGAGCGTGATGCGCCGGTGCCGGCCGGGGTCACCGGTCAGTTGCACATTGGTGGTGTCGGCGTTGCACGGGGTTATCTGGGGCAGGACGAGCTCACCGCCGAACGGTTTATCGACAACCCCTTCGTTGCCGGTGACCGGCTGTACCGCAGCGGCGATCTGGCGCGTTATCGCCCGGACGGTCAGTTGGAGTTTCTCGGTCGCAACGACTTTCAGGTCAAGCTGCGCGGCATTCGCCTGGAACTGAGTGAAATCGAAGCGCGGCTGGACCTGTTCCCCGGTATTCGCACCAGTGTGGCGTTGATCGTCGGTGATACGGCGCAGAACCAGCGCCTTGTGGCGTGCTGCGTTACCGACAGCACGGTGGACGAATCCGCACTGCGTGCGCACCTGGCAACGACTCTGTCCAGCGCCGTCATGCCCAGCGCTTTTCTGTGGCTGGACGCCTTACCGTTGACGGTCAATGGCAAAGTCGACCGTGCCGCCCTTGCGGCACTGGCCGATCAGGATCTGGCCGACCGGCAGGTCAATCTCGGCAGCCCCCGTGACCATATCGAGCTGACCCTGTATCAGATCTGGAAAGACCTGCTGCTGGTGCCGCAGATCGGCATTCGCGACAACTTTTTCAACGTCGGCGGGACATCGATCGCGGCGATCAAGATGGCCTACGAAATTGGCCGGGCGTTCAGCGTCGAAGTGCCTGTGCGCGTGATCCTCGGCCACCCGACCATCGAGGCGTTGGGCGGCTGGCTGCGTACTGGCGCCAGCCTGGCCGCGGCACAGGACAACCTGATCGAATTCCGGCGCGGTGCCGGGCAGCGCAACGTGGTGTGCATTCACCCGGCGGGGGGCACGGCGTTCTGCTACCTGTCACTGGCCAAGGAACTGCCGGAAAGCATCGGTGTGTACGGTGTGCAATCGCCAGGGTTGAACCCCGGAGAAAGCACCGAGCCGAGCGTCGAAGCGATGGCCGACGCCTATTTGCGGCGGATCGCGGCGTTGACCTCACAACCGCTGGTGCTCACCGGGCTGTCGTTCGGTGGCCTGGTGGCGTACGAAATGGCCCGCCGCCTGACGGCTGCCGGCCATCGTCAGGTGACGGTGGTGCTGCTCGACACCCAAGGCTCGGATGATCCGGGGTTTCGGCAACAGATCGGGACCGTGGACATGGCGGAGTTTCGCGACAAGCTGGTGCGCTTCAACGGCATGTACCCCGGCATCGAAGACGCGCAGGTCGAGCGATATTTCCACCTCTACAACCACAACCGCCTGGCCATGGCCGCATACGAGTGCGCTCCGCAAGCCGGGCGCATCGTGCTGATTCAGGCTCGCGAAGGCTTTACCCGCCCGCAGTTGCATGAGCTGCGCAGCTTCTGGCGTCGTCGCGCGGGCAATGGTTACAAGGCCCGGCTGGTACATGGCGGGCACTGGGACATGCTGGAAAGCGCCGAGGTGCATCGAGTCTCGCAGACGCTCAGGCAAGAGCTGCAACGTTTCGACACGCAGGAGGCGCAATGATGAACCGGCACGCGGAAAATAACGCCCGCAACCCCCAGACCCTGCTGTCGCGTTTCGCCGAGCGGGTACGCCGTGATCCCCAGGCGCTGGCCGTGATCGACCGACAGGTACGGCTGACCTACGCGCAACTGGCCAGCGCCAGTGAACGCATCGCCAAAGGGCTGCTGGCACAAGGCGCAGGCACTGCGGATCCGATTGCCCTGTGCATGCCGCGCTGCTGGCAATGGGTCGCCACGATACTGGCCGTGCTGAAAGTCGGGGCTGTGGTGGTGCCGCTGGATCGGGCCAGTCCGGCCCGGCGTCGACAGCTGATGCTCGACGACGGAGGTTGCGTCGGGCTGGTGACCCTCGGCGAAGACGCGGACAGCCTGGCAGCGCCACAGCGTGGCTGGTACGTCAGCGTCGAAGCCCTGCTGGAATTCCCTGATCAACCGGCACTGCCGCTGCCCGAGGACTTCGCCGCGTCGAGCTTCCTGTTCTACACCTCGGGCACCACCGGTACCCCGAAGGCCGTGGACGTAGGGGAGCGCGGCCTGTTGCGTCTGGCCCGGACCGACAGTTGCCTCGACATTCGCGCAGGCGAGCGCGTGGCCTGCCTGTCCAACCCGGCGTTCGACGCCTGTAATTTCGAACTGTGGGCGCCCCTGCTCAACGGCGGTTGCTGCGTCATCATTGCCGACGCAGACCTGCAGGACGCACAGCAACTGGCCAGAGTGCTGGAAACGCAGCAGGTCGATAGCCTGTTCATGACCGTTTCGCTGTTCAACACCTTGAGCGCAGATAACCCCGCCTGTTTCGCCAGCCTGCGCCAGGTGCTGATCGGCGGTGAGCAGGTCAGCGCCGCGGCGGTGCGTGCCTGGTATCAGGCCAATCCCGACAGCCGTTGCCGGATTTTCAACGCCTACGGACCCACCGAATGCACCACCTTCGCCGTGTGCTATCCGATCCCCCGCGACTTTGCCGGGGACGCGGTGCCGATCGGTCGGCCATTGCCTGACACCGGCGTGCAGGTGCTTGATGCGCAACAACGCCCGGTTGCCAGTGGCGAGGCGGGAGAGCTTTACCTGAGCGGCAGCGGTGTCGCATGCGGTTACCGCAACCGTCCGACCGAGACTGAACAGCGTTTCCTGCGCCTGCCTAAAAGCGACGCCGGGGATGTACTGCATTACCGAACCGGCGATCAGGTGCGGGTCAATGCCGACGGGCTGATCGAGTACCTGGGGCGGATTGATCGTCAGGTGAAGGTCCGCGGTTTTCGCATCGAGCCGGGCGAGGTCGAGCAGCGTATTCTGGAGCACCCGCAGGTGGCGCAGGTGCACGTCTGTACGCGCCGGCAGGCGGCTGAAGACCACCAGTTGCTGGCCTTCATCGTGCCGCGCGAGGCGCTGGACTATCGCGATTTCGACCAGCACCTGCGTGACAACCTGGCGGTATGGATGCGCCCGCATCAGCTGTTTGTGCTGCAGCGCCTGCCGTTGACCGCCAATGGCAAGATCGATCAGCGTGCGCTGCTGGAGCAGCCCTTGAAGCCGTGGCGACCGCTGGCGGGTTCGCGTGCAGACGAGCAACACTCGCCCACGCTTGACTGGCTGCTGACTCAGGCTCGCAGGTTGTTGGCGCAACCTGAGCTGAGAGGCGAGGATGACTGGCTGGGCAGCGGCGGCGACTCGCTCAAGGCCATGCGTCTGCGTTCGGCAATCCGCACCCACTGGCAGCGGGAAATCACCCTGGGTGCGGTGCTGAGCGAATCGTTTTCGGCACTGGCCGAGCGCCTTGGTGATGAGCAGGGTGCGGCGTCTGCCTATCCGCCCGCGCCGCCCGTCAACCATTCAGGGCGTGCGCCGGCGACTGCCGAGCAGAGTCGCCTGTGGCTGATGCAGCAGCGCACTCCGCAGGCGACCGCCTACAACGTGCCAATCATCCTGCACCTGGCGGCGGGCGTTCAACTCCCCGCACTGGCCGACGCCGTGCAGCGCCTGCTGACTCGGCACCGCGGGCTGCGCACGGCGTTCGTCTCCGCTGCCGACGGGCTGCATCAAGAGGTTCACCAACGGGACGCGGTGTGCCAGACCTTTGCTAAAGGGGCGTTCAGTGAACAGACCTGGCGCAGCTTTGCAGCCCTGGTCTTCGACACACCTTTCGATCTGGCGACGTCGGCGCTGTGCAAGGCCTGGCTATTGCCGTTTGCCGATGGCAGCTGCCGCTTGCTGCTGAACCTGCATCACGTGGCCATTGATGGCTGGTCGATGAACCTGTTGTTCGATGACCTGGTGCAGCTGTACGACGATGCGCTGCAGGGGCTGCCGAGTGCCGAGCCTTCGCCGGGTCTGGGCACGCTGGAGTTTGCCCTCTGGCAACGGCAATGGCGTGTCGACCCGCGTTACCGCGATCAGCGTCGCGCCCTGGCCGGGTTGCACCGTCAGCACCCGGCGTCTTCGCCCGCGCTGCTGCCGGTTCGCGAGCCTGGCCCGCAGGCACTGCTTTATCGTCAGCCGCTGGGAGCCACGCGCAGCGCTGCACTGGATCGTTTTTGCAGCCGACAGCGCGTCACGCGTTATGAGGTGCTGTTCAGCGTTTATGCCTGGAGCATTTACGCCCTGACCGGCTGTGAACGGCCACGCATCGCCAGCCCGGTATCCAACCGTCCGCTGAGCGAATTCGAGGACGCAATCGGTATGTTCGCCAATACCGTGCTGATCCCCACGGCGTTCGACGGCGACAAGGCGCTCGGCCAGCAACTGCATCAGCAGACCGCCACTGTGCGTGAGGTGCTGGCCTTGCAGGACGTCGCGCTGGCGGATCTGGTCGAAGACCTGCGGCTGTCGTCGAGCAGTGCACTGTTCGATTTCATGTTCGTGCTGGAAAACACCGACTACGCCAGGCTGGCCCATACCGGCCTGCGGGCCACGCTGGAATTCAACGAGACTGTGCAGGCCAAATGTCCGCTGACCTTGCTGGTGGTCGATGCCGGGTTACAGCTGGAATGCTGGTGGGAGTACCAGTGCAGTTATTTCGATGCGGGCCAAATGGTCGCCGTCAATCAGCTCTTGCAGCAGGGGCTTGATCTGCTGTTGGAGAAACCGTCGGCGACCCTTGATGCGCTGCTCACGCCTTACCGCTTCAGCCTGCCGCCCGCCAGTCAGGGCGACAGCGCTGAGCCGCCGTTCAACACCGTGGCCGACTGGTTCGCCTACCAGGTGAGTTGCACACCGGATGCTCCGGCACTGGTCGACAATCAGCAGTGCATCAGCTACGCCGAACTGGATGCACTGGCCGATACGCTGGCGGCCACCCTGATCGAGCAGTGCCCGCTGCCGGAGGATAACGATGCGCCGCTGCAAGTGGTCTTGTACCTCCAAGCGTCGGTCGAGCACATTGTGGCCTTGCTGGCGCTGGCCAGGCTCAACCTGACGGCGGTACCCGTCGATCCTGGCTATCCGCTGGCGGTGCAGCGTCAGGTCATGCAGCAGGCACAACCCGGCTGCGTGCTGTACAGCGCGACCACTGAGGTGGCACTGGAACAGTTGAACGCAGACCGACAGGTCTGTCATCGGGTCGACCTGAGCGCTGCGGCACGGCCATTCGAGCGTCGCCGTCATGCGGGTCAACGACCGTTGTACACGCTGTTCACGTCCGGTTCGACGGGGACACCGAAAGGAGTTCAGGTGCCGGACCGAACCCTTTGCAATCTGTTGCACTGGCAGCGCAACGAGGGGCAGTTACCCGCGAAGTCAGTGACCCTGCAATTCTCCATGCTGTCGTTTGATGTGTCGTTTCAGGAGATTTTCAGCACCCTCTGCGGCGGGGGTTGTTACCACCTGATCAACCCGCGTTGGCGGCAGGATGCCCAGGCATTGCTGAGCTATCTGGTGCAGACGCGTATCGAACGACTGTTCCTGCCCTGCGTGGCCTTGCAGCATCTGGCGCAGACCGCTGTCAGCCAGGGCGTGTATCCGCAGGCGTTGCGCGAAGTGATCACGGCGGGCGAGCAACTGCTGTGCACCGAGGCTTTGCGCAACTGGTTCGGCGGCATGCCGCAGGCACGGCTGTTCAATCATTACGGCCCGACCGAAACCCACGTGGTCAGCGCCTGGCGTTTGCCTGCGGCGGTTCAGGACTGGCCGCTGCGCGCGCCGATCGGGCGGGCAGTGAGCAATGCACGCCTGCTGCTGGTGGACGAATACGACCGGCCGGTGCCGCGTGGCAGCCAGGGCTATCTGCTGGTGGCAGGGCCGATGATTTCGCGCTGCTACCTCGCTGACCCGGCGCTGAATGCTGCGCGCTTTGTCGAGTTGCCGCAGCCAGAGGGCATGACCCTGTTCTATCGCACCGGCGACCTTGCGCGGGCTGATGCAAACGCCTGTCTGCACTACCTGGGCCGGGACGATCAGCAGATCAAGATCAGTGGTCAGCGTATAGAACTGGGGCAGATCGAGGCCGCGCTGTTGCAGGTCGCTCAGGTGAGCAACGCGGTGGTAGCCATGCAGGCTGAGCCGCCCCTTCTGGTGGCCTGGTTGCGCAGCGAAGGCACGCTGCCCGATGCACAACAGCTTGATCGACAGATCAGCCTGCACCTGCCGGCGCATGTGCGTATCGACGAGTACCGGCGGGTCGACGCCTGGCCGCGCACGCCGAGCGGCAAGATCGATCGCAGGGCACTGGGGGATCTCGGCGAGGTATTGCAACGGCAACGCACCGGGCTGCCTGCGGCACCGTTGAGCGCACTTGAACAACAACTGAGCGAGTTGTTCGTGGCGGTCATCGGTCGCGACATCGATCCTGATCAGACTTTCTTCGAAGCCGGCGCCACCAGCCTCGGCCTGATGCGTCTGCATGCCCGTTACAACGAGGTGCTGCCGCAGCCAGTGGCAATGGCCGCGTTGTTCGAGCATGTCAGCGTGCGCCGCCTGGCACAGCATCTATCCATACCGGCAGGGCAACTGTCCGGTGCAGGGAAGGGCAATGAGCGAGGTGCCAAGGCTGGCGAACAACCCATGGCGATCATCGGCATGTCGGTGAATGTGGCCGGGGCGAGCAACCTTGCCGAATTCTGGGCGATGGTTCAAGGAAATGGCTTGGGCATCGAGCGGTTCGACGCTGCCGAGGGGCTGGTCGGTGCGCGCAGTCAACTGACCGGCCTGCTGGATTTCGATCCCGACTATTTCGGCATCAGTCTGCAGGAAGCGCGGCTGATGGACCCGCAACAGCGGCACCTGCTGATGGGCTGCGTGCAGGCGCTGCAACATGCCGGGCTGACACCCAAAGCCGACGGGCCGCGCATCGGCCTGATCGCCAGTTGCGGCGAAACCACGTATTTCCAGCAAATGTTGCGCGAAACCGCCGAGGGCGATCTGCCCGACGGTTTTCAGATGGCGCTGCACCACGACAAGGACTTTCTGGCCACCAAGGCGGCTTACCACCTCGACCTCGGCGGGCCGGCACTCAGCGTTCAGGCGGCGTGCGGCAGTTCGCTGATTGCTGTGCACCTGGCGGCGGCGATGCTGCGTCAGGGCGACAGTGACGTGATGCTGGCCGCCGGGGTGCTGATCGACTCGACCCTGACCGATGGCTATCGTTATCGCCCGCAGCACATTTTTTCCCGCGACGGTTTGTGCCGTCCGTTCAGTGAGGACGCCAGCGGCACCATCGGTGCCAGCGGTTACGGGGTGGTGGTACTCAAACCGCTGGACCGTGCCCAGGCCGACGGCGACCGGATCTACGCGCTGGTCGAAGCCTCTGCGCTGAACAACGATGGCCGCGCCAAGATGAGTTACACCGCGCCATCAGTGGCGGGGCAGAGCGCAGTGATCAGCGAGGCGCTGCGCAAGGCCGGGATCAATGGCGCCGACATGGGCTACATCGAGGCTCACGGCACCGGCACGCTGTTGGGCGACCCTATTGAAGTGGCTGCATTGACCAAAGCGTTCGGCGCGGCACCAGCCGCCGGTTGCGCGCTGGCCTCAGTGAAAAGTCAGGTGGGTCATCTGGGCGCGGCTGCCGGCGTGGTCGGGCTGATTCGCGCGACGCTTGCCGTGTTTCACGGGGTGATCCCACCCAACCTGGGGTTTACCCGGATCAATCCGCAAATCGATCTGCAGCACTCGCCGTTCTACATACCCACCACCTCCGGGCCCTGGCCCGAGGGGCGTCGGCGTCTGGCCGGGGTCAGCAGTTTCGGCATCGGTGGCACCAACGCGCATGTGATTGTCGGCGCCGCGCCGCAGCAGACAGCGCGCGTCGAGGATAGCCCGGCGTGCCTGCTGCTGTCGGCGCACAGCCGCACTGCCCTGGAGCGGGACATGCTGGCGATTGAAGCCTGGCTCAACGCCTTTCCCGAGCAGCAGGCTGCGCTGCTGCATTACCTGCAACACGGTCGACGCGCGTTGCCCTGGCGCTTTGCGATGATCTGCGAGCCCGGTCAGACGCCGCGCCTGCAAGCCGCGTCGATCAAGCAGGTGACGCTTTCGGATGTGCGAGTGAACGCCAGCGAGCATTCGCCCCAGGCCCTGCTGGACGCCTGGTATGCGGGGGCCAGCATCGAAGGGGCGATCGGTTCGACGCCGCCACCCTGGGACTTGCCTCCGTCGGCATTCGATCTGCAGACCTTCCGCTTCAAACCCGCCGCACGTGCCGAACTGCAGAAGTCGTCAGCCGTGGAGCGCCAGCCGCTGGCAGACTGGTTTTATCAGCGTCAGTGGCAGCGGGTAAACCGTCTGCGTACACAACCGACTGGTGAGGGTCGTGACGTGCTGGTGGTGTGTAGCCATGAGCGTCTGGATGCCACCACGCTTGGCAGTCTGCAGGGTGTCTATCGGCATGTCATCGAGGTGCAGGCCGGCAATGGCTACCAGCAGCTTGGCCCGAATCGTTATGAGCTCGACCCGCTGGACCCTGTGGCGTTTGGTCGATTGATCGCCACGCTCGATCAGAATGGGCAGACGGCGAGCGAACTGGACTGGCTGCATGCCTTGCCGCTGTCGGTGGGCGGAGCGGTTGACGAGCAAAGCCTGGCGGCCGCGCAATGGGCCTGTCTGGATACGCTCAGCGCGTTGTTGCAGGCCTGGGGGCAGAACGCACAGAAGAGCGTTCTGCGGCTCTGGCTGTTGTCCTGGCAAGCGTGCCCGGTGAACGGCCAGGTCATGCGCCCTGAACTGGCGGCGCTGGCCGGTATCACCGAAGTGGCCCCGCAGGAGTTCCCGATACGCTGTCATTGGCTGGACCTGCCCACGGCGCAGTTGAGCGTTCAGGCTCGGCACCTGGCGGCGCTGCTGGCCGAACCGGCGTCGCTGCCGCGGCGCATGGCCATTCGTGACGGTTATCTGTGGCAGCCACAGCTGCTGCCCAGTCCGCTGGCGACTCCGACGGCTGGTTCGAATCTGCTGCCGGCGAACGGCACGTTGCTGGTGCTCGGCGGTACAGGCGGTATCGGGCGTACCTTGTGTGAACACCTGCTGCAATCCAGTCAGCGGCGGGTCGTGCTGCTGTCGCGAGGTGGCGAGTGTCCGAAACAACTGCACGCCTATGCTTCGCGCATCGATAGCATCGCTGCGGATATCGCCGACCTGGCGCGCTGGCCCACGGTGCTTGAACAGTTGCGTGAGCGTTATGGGCACTTTGACGGCGTGATTCACGCCGCCGGCACCGGAGCGGGCAGCCTGATCCGTCAGCGCGATGCTCAGGTGCTGTCTGAGGCAATGGCCAGTAAGACGCGTGGCATGCTGGCGGTCGAAGCGTTGATCGAAAAGATGACCCCGGGGTTCGTGCTGTATTGCTCTTCGATGTCGGCACTGTTCGGTGGCGCCGGGCACCTAGACTACGCCGCCGCCAGTGCCGTGCTTGACGGTTTTACCCACTACCGTTCGCATGCCGAAAATGGCTGTGTGCGTCTGGGCATCAACTGGGACATCTGGCGCGATGTCGGCATGGCCGCTGCCAGTGGCGTCGGGGATGACGCGCACCAGCGGCATCTGGCGGTCGGCATGTCGGCGCAGGAGGGCTGCCGGGTATTCGATGCAGCCATGACGGCCCAACTTCC encodes:
- a CDS encoding non-ribosomal peptide synthetase, translated to MMNRHAENNARNPQTLLSRFAERVRRDPQALAVIDRQVRLTYAQLASASERIAKGLLAQGAGTADPIALCMPRCWQWVATILAVLKVGAVVVPLDRASPARRRQLMLDDGGCVGLVTLGEDADSLAAPQRGWYVSVEALLEFPDQPALPLPEDFAASSFLFYTSGTTGTPKAVDVGERGLLRLARTDSCLDIRAGERVACLSNPAFDACNFELWAPLLNGGCCVIIADADLQDAQQLARVLETQQVDSLFMTVSLFNTLSADNPACFASLRQVLIGGEQVSAAAVRAWYQANPDSRCRIFNAYGPTECTTFAVCYPIPRDFAGDAVPIGRPLPDTGVQVLDAQQRPVASGEAGELYLSGSGVACGYRNRPTETEQRFLRLPKSDAGDVLHYRTGDQVRVNADGLIEYLGRIDRQVKVRGFRIEPGEVEQRILEHPQVAQVHVCTRRQAAEDHQLLAFIVPREALDYRDFDQHLRDNLAVWMRPHQLFVLQRLPLTANGKIDQRALLEQPLKPWRPLAGSRADEQHSPTLDWLLTQARRLLAQPELRGEDDWLGSGGDSLKAMRLRSAIRTHWQREITLGAVLSESFSALAERLGDEQGAASAYPPAPPVNHSGRAPATAEQSRLWLMQQRTPQATAYNVPIILHLAAGVQLPALADAVQRLLTRHRGLRTAFVSAADGLHQEVHQRDAVCQTFAKGAFSEQTWRSFAALVFDTPFDLATSALCKAWLLPFADGSCRLLLNLHHVAIDGWSMNLLFDDLVQLYDDALQGLPSAEPSPGLGTLEFALWQRQWRVDPRYRDQRRALAGLHRQHPASSPALLPVREPGPQALLYRQPLGATRSAALDRFCSRQRVTRYEVLFSVYAWSIYALTGCERPRIASPVSNRPLSEFEDAIGMFANTVLIPTAFDGDKALGQQLHQQTATVREVLALQDVALADLVEDLRLSSSSALFDFMFVLENTDYARLAHTGLRATLEFNETVQAKCPLTLLVVDAGLQLECWWEYQCSYFDAGQMVAVNQLLQQGLDLLLEKPSATLDALLTPYRFSLPPASQGDSAEPPFNTVADWFAYQVSCTPDAPALVDNQQCISYAELDALADTLAATLIEQCPLPEDNDAPLQVVLYLQASVEHIVALLALARLNLTAVPVDPGYPLAVQRQVMQQAQPGCVLYSATTEVALEQLNADRQVCHRVDLSAAARPFERRRHAGQRPLYTLFTSGSTGTPKGVQVPDRTLCNLLHWQRNEGQLPAKSVTLQFSMLSFDVSFQEIFSTLCGGGCYHLINPRWRQDAQALLSYLVQTRIERLFLPCVALQHLAQTAVSQGVYPQALREVITAGEQLLCTEALRNWFGGMPQARLFNHYGPTETHVVSAWRLPAAVQDWPLRAPIGRAVSNARLLLVDEYDRPVPRGSQGYLLVAGPMISRCYLADPALNAARFVELPQPEGMTLFYRTGDLARADANACLHYLGRDDQQIKISGQRIELGQIEAALLQVAQVSNAVVAMQAEPPLLVAWLRSEGTLPDAQQLDRQISLHLPAHVRIDEYRRVDAWPRTPSGKIDRRALGDLGEVLQRQRTGLPAAPLSALEQQLSELFVAVIGRDIDPDQTFFEAGATSLGLMRLHARYNEVLPQPVAMAALFEHVSVRRLAQHLSIPAGQLSGAGKGNERGAKAGEQPMAIIGMSVNVAGASNLAEFWAMVQGNGLGIERFDAAEGLVGARSQLTGLLDFDPDYFGISLQEARLMDPQQRHLLMGCVQALQHAGLTPKADGPRIGLIASCGETTYFQQMLRETAEGDLPDGFQMALHHDKDFLATKAAYHLDLGGPALSVQAACGSSLIAVHLAAAMLRQGDSDVMLAAGVLIDSTLTDGYRYRPQHIFSRDGLCRPFSEDASGTIGASGYGVVVLKPLDRAQADGDRIYALVEASALNNDGRAKMSYTAPSVAGQSAVISEALRKAGINGADMGYIEAHGTGTLLGDPIEVAALTKAFGAAPAAGCALASVKSQVGHLGAAAGVVGLIRATLAVFHGVIPPNLGFTRINPQIDLQHSPFYIPTTSGPWPEGRRRLAGVSSFGIGGTNAHVIVGAAPQQTARVEDSPACLLLSAHSRTALERDMLAIEAWLNAFPEQQAALLHYLQHGRRALPWRFAMICEPGQTPRLQAASIKQVTLSDVRVNASEHSPQALLDAWYAGASIEGAIGSTPPPWDLPPSAFDLQTFRFKPAARAELQKSSAVERQPLADWFYQRQWQRVNRLRTQPTGEGRDVLVVCSHERLDATTLGSLQGVYRHVIEVQAGNGYQQLGPNRYELDPLDPVAFGRLIATLDQNGQTASELDWLHALPLSVGGAVDEQSLAAAQWACLDTLSALLQAWGQNAQKSVLRLWLLSWQACPVNGQVMRPELAALAGITEVAPQEFPIRCHWLDLPTAQLSVQARHLAALLAEPASLPRRMAIRDGYLWQPQLLPSPLATPTAGSNLLPANGTLLVLGGTGGIGRTLCEHLLQSSQRRVVLLSRGGECPKQLHAYASRIDSIAADIADLARWPTVLEQLRERYGHFDGVIHAAGTGAGSLIRQRDAQVLSEAMASKTRGMLAVEALIEKMTPGFVLYCSSMSALFGGAGHLDYAAASAVLDGFTHYRSHAENGCVRLGINWDIWRDVGMAAASGVGDDAHQRHLAVGMSAQEGCRVFDAAMTAQLPQLLISTTDPDTSRQFYPVRHSAGSTVADTAPALTADTEAPDRLPEHLHDCLCKWLGVSALQPDASLYELGADSLTLLDLIDELQAATGVVFQLSQFSHKVSLAEVLTLVQASGAVTVADENQWADAVRIDQWHAGAGRERLYLIHPVGGDVQAYRELASALHPDLGVWVIADPALRLPDLPNISVDERAQLYLKALQAHHPDGTAWRLAGWSFGAWVTQAMCSLLTEDCEQPLLYLIDPPAPDAGNELAQIGEAQIQQVFQREFSARRGVNTATSTASEDASSYLQSLIVCCQNNMASMAGHQPEALLRTPVRLFIATQPNPYGMGSAWRIADLQRAWQGLLPHMSSWEALDTDHYGIVAAPWAQVIAEMINADLSSIKG